A stretch of Mobula birostris isolate sMobBir1 chromosome 2, sMobBir1.hap1, whole genome shotgun sequence DNA encodes these proteins:
- the LOC140207491 gene encoding uncharacterized protein, giving the protein MSHTALSEGKPDSLDSCQLDRTLGEPRAAPECDPDPTRESVPPASEPGPYCCTECGLSFRQRSDLQQHGRAHSDGGPFPCPVCGRRFSRPSAMRAHGRIHTAERPYHCPHCAKAFKSSSNLAKHRRIHGSERRFECERCARRFLHPHHLAAHRRTHARPPPPPPPCGLCGLQLPTSVLLTRHLRSHAGQKLCKCSACGQAFFDCRQLEEHQRRDCGGIVPGEGGDPGTSGPVYECGECGRAFKLARFLESHQRRHAGPWPHRCAECGKAFKQYSSLSKHRALHSGTEPYRCSVCARAFRLAHNLAVHERTHTAERPYRCPVCAAGFRQRSTLVKHQRTHTGERPYACPLCGKAFRQSSALAVHRRTHSAERPYRCPQCGKGFKSASNLLGHRRIHLR; this is encoded by the coding sequence ATGTCTCATACTGCCCTGTCGGAGGGTAAACCGGACTCCCTGGACTCCTGTCAGCTGGACCGTACCCTAGGCGAACCCAGGGCTGCGCCAGAATGTGACCCGGACCCAACTCGGGAGTCAGTGCCGCCCGCGTCAGAGCCAGGCCCATACTGCTGCACGGAGTGCGGCCTCTCGTTCCGCCAGCGCAGCGACCTTCAGCAGCATGGCCGGGCGCACAGCGATGGGGGGCCATTCCCGTGCCCGGTATGTGGCCGCCGCTTCTCCCGTCCCTCCGCCATGCGAGCGCACGGGCGCATCCACACCGCCGAGCGGCCCTACCACTGTCCGCACTGCGCCAAGGCTTTCAAGAGCTCCTCCAACCTGGCCAAGCACCGGCGCATCCACGGCAGCGAGCGCCGCTTTGAGTGCGAGCGCTGTGCGCGCCGCTTCCTGCACCCCCACCACCTGGCTGCGCACCGGCGCACGCACGCACGCCCCCCGCCGCCGCCACCGCCCTGCGGCCTGTGCGGCCTACAGCTGCCCACCTCCGTCCTCCTCACCCGCCACCTGCGCTCGCACGCCGGACAGAAGCTTTGCAAGTGCAGTGCCTGCGGCCAGGCCTTCTTCGACTGCCGCCAACTGGAGGAACACCAGCGCCGCGACTGCGGGGGCATAGTGCCGGGGGAGGGGGGAGACCCAGGCACCAGCGGGCCGGTGTACGAGTGCGGTGAGTGCGGCCGCGCCTTTAAGCTGGCTCGCTTTCTGGAGTCGCACCAGCGCCGGCATGCCGGGCCGTGGCCCCACCGCTGCGCCGAGTGCGGCAAGGCCTTCAAACAGTACTCCTCGCTGTCCAAGCACCGGGCGTTGCACTCGGGCACCGAGCCCTATCGCTGCTCCGTCTGCGCCCGCGCCTTCCGGCTGGCGCACAACCTGGCCGTGCACGAGCGCACGCACACCGCTGAGCGGCCCTACCGCTGCCCAGTGTGCGCGGCCGGCTTCCGCCAGCGTTCCACCCTGGTCAAGCACCAGCGCACACACACCGGCGAGCGGCCCTACGCCTGCCCGCTCTGCGGCAAGGCTTTCCGCCAGTCCTCGGCGCTGGCCGTGCACCGGCGTACGCACTCGGCCGAGCGACCTTACCGCTGCCCGCAGTGCGGCAAGGGCTTCAAGAGCGCCTCTAACCTGCTGGGTCACCGGCGTATCCACCTTCGCTGA